In Castanea sativa cultivar Marrone di Chiusa Pesio chromosome 6, ASM4071231v1, a single window of DNA contains:
- the LOC142639110 gene encoding cellulose synthase-like protein E6, whose protein sequence is MGKDALPLFETKEARFRGAYKVFASTVFVGICLIWVYRLTHIPRVGEQGRWAWIGMFMAELCFGLYWMLTQSCRFKVVYNHPFKERLSYRYEKKLPNVDIFVCTADPKMEPPTLVINTILSVISYNYPPKKLSVYLSDDGGSELTFYSLIEASNFSKHWIPFCKKFNIKPRSPGAYFAQQIEVQNITYAQEWLAMKNLYEEMENRINSAVKMGTIPKETRDQHKGFSEWNSKVTKQDHQSIVQIIINGMDKNAMDIDGQQLPTLVYMAREKRPQCPHNFKAGAMNALIRVSSKISNAPIILNLDCDMYANDVDTIREILCFFMDEKRGHEISFVQFPQQYNNITKNDIYAGSYSVTNNVELAGIGGYGAALYCGTGCFHRRESLCGKVYSKDYRGELNLEAKKNNDKTVNELEELSKVLANCSAEKDTQWGKNMGLIYGCPVEDIVTGLTIQCRGWKSLYYNPDKKAFLGVGPTTLDTVLIQHKRWSEGMFQIFFSKYCPFIYGQGKIKFGAQMGYCIYLLWAPISFPTLYYVIVPSLCLLHGISLFSQVKSIWFLPFAYVFVARNVGSIAEALSCGVTLKAWWN, encoded by the exons ATGGGAAAGGATGCACTTCCATTGTTTGAGACAAAAGAAGCAAGATTTAGAGGTGCATATAAGGTGTTTGCTTCCACAGTGTTTGTTGGTATATGTTTGATATGGGTTTACAGATTGACACACATTCCAAGAGTTGGAGAGCAAGGAAGATGGGCTTGGATTGGTATGTTCATGGCTGAGTTATGCTTCGGTTTGTACTGGATGCTAACTCAGTCTTGTCGTTTCAAAGTTGTTTACAATCACCCTTTCAAGGAAAGACTCTCATACAG ATACGAAAAGAAGTTACCCAATGTCGACATTTTTGTGTGCACGGCAGACCCTAAGATGGAGCCACCAACTTTGGTGATCAATACCATTTTATCAGTAATATCATACAATTATCCACCTAAGAAGCTGAGTGTTTATCTTTCTGATGATGGTGGGTCAGAGTTGACATTCTATTCTCTTATAGAGGCTTCTAATTTCTCTAAGCACTGGATACCCTTTTGCaagaaatttaatattaaacCAAGGTCTCCGGGTGCTTACTTTGCCCAACAAATTGAAGTTCAAAATATCACATATGCCCAAGAATGGTTGGCTATGAAG aaTCTATATGAAGAAATGGAAAACCGAATTAACTCAGCTGTTAAAATGGGCACAATTCCAAAAGAAACAAGGGATCAACACAAAGGATTTTCAGAATGGAACTCCAAAGTAACGAAGCAAGATCACCAATCGATTGTGCAG attataattaatGGAATGGACAAAAATGCAATGGATATTGATGGACAACAATTGCCAACATTGGTATACATGGCACGAGAAAAAAGACCGCAGTGCCCTCACAACTTCAAAGCTGGAGCTATGAATGCACTA ATAAGAGTGTCTTCAAAGATAAGCAATGCCCCAATTATCCTGAACTTAGACTGTGACATGTATGCAAATGATGTAGACACAATACGAGAGATATTGTGTTTTTTCATGGACGAAAAGAGAGGTCATGAGATCTCTTTCGTGCAATTTCCACAACAATATAACAACATCACCAAGAATGATATTTATGCAGGTTCTTATTCAGTTACTAACAAT GTTGAGCTTGCTGGTATAGGTGGATATGGTGCAGCCTTGTATTGTGGCACTGGATGTTTCCATCGAAGAGAGAGTCTATGCGGAAAGGTGTATTCCAAGGATTATAGAGGAGAATTGAATCTAGAAGCCAAGAAGAATAATGATAAAACTGTTAATGAGTTGGAAGAATTATCAAAAGTTCTTGCTAATTGTAGTGCTGAGAAGGACACTCAATGGGGGAAaaac ATGGGGCTGATTTATGGGTGCCCAGTTGAAGACATTGTAACTGGCTTGACTATCCAATGTAGGGGTTGGAAATCACTTTATTATAATCCAGATAAAAAGGCATTTTTGGGTGTTGGTCCAACTACTTTAGATACAGTTCTTATTCAACACAAGAGGTGGTCTGAGGGCATGTTTCAAATATTTTTCTCCAAGTATTGCCCTTTCATATATGGGCAGGGAAAGATAAAATTTGGTGCTCAGATGGGATATTGTATTTATCTTTTATGGGCTCCAATTTCCTTCCCAACACTCTATTATGTGATTGTTCCATCTCTTTGCTTGCTCCATGGCATTTCCTTATTCTCTCAG GTTAAAAGCATATGGTTCTTGCCCTTTGCTTATGTTTTTGTAGCAAGGAACGTTGGCAGCATAGCAGAGGCCTTGAGTTGTGGGGTTACTCTCAAAGCTTGGTGGAATTAG
- the LOC142638426 gene encoding cellulose synthase-like protein E6, whose product MGKEGGEEDALPLFETKEARFVGAYKVLAFTVFVGICLIFVYRLTHMPRAGEQGRWAWIGMFMAELCFGLYWILTQSCRFKVVYHYPFKERLSYRYKDQLPSVDIFVCTADPKMEPPTLVINTIFSVMSYNYPPEKLSIYLSDDGASELTFYALLEASSFSKHWIPFCKKFNIQPRSPSAYFAQQIDVQDITYGQEWLAMKELYKEMENRIDSVVEMGKIPEERRDRHKGFLEWNSKVTKKDHQSIVQIIIDGRDKSVMDIDGGRLPTLVYMAREKRPQWPHNFKAGAMNALIRVSSEISNAPFILNLDCDMYANDADTVREALCFFMDDKRGHEISFVQYPQNYDNIMKNDIYGCSFSVPSNIEFAGLDGYGAAPYCGTGCFHRRESLCGKAHSKDYKGEWDIKAKKNADKTIDELEEASKVLTNCIYEKETQWGNKKGLIYGCTSEDVVTGLAIQCRGWKSIHHNPNRKAFLGVAPTTLDAALVQHKRWSEGMFQIFFSKYCPFIYGLGKIKLGAQMAYSIYLLFAPTSIPTLYYVIVPPLCLLHGISLFPQVKSLWFLPIAYVFVARNACGIAETLSCGDTLIAWWNSQRMWVFRRTTSYLFGFIDVVRWQLGLSKTTFTITTKVHTEDVLRRYEQEVIEFGSSTIAFTIIASLALLQLFSLIGGITKIALELEFKSLEQLIMQVILNLLLVMINIPVYQALFIRRDNGRLTASILFKSFVLASLACLMPII is encoded by the exons ATGGGAAAGGAAGGTGGTGAAGAAGATGCACTTCCATTGTTTGAGACAAAAGAAGCAAGATTTGTAGGTGCATATAAGGTGTTGGCTTTCACAGTCTTTGTGGGAATATGTTTGATATTTGTTTACAGATTGACACATATGCCAAGAGCTGGAGAGCAAGGGAGATGGGCTTGGATTGGTATGTTCATGGCTGAGCTATGCTTCGGTTTGTACTGGATACTCACTCAGTCTTGTCGTTTTAAGGTTGTTTACCATTACCCTTTCAAGGAAAGACTCTCATACAG ATACAAAGACCAGTTACCGAGTGTTGACATTTTCGTCTGTACAGCAGACCCTAAGATGGAGCCACCAACTTTGGTGATCAACACCATTTTTTCAGTCATGTCCTACAATTATCCACCTGAGAAGTTGAGCATTTATCTTTCTGATGATGGTGCGTCGGAGCTGACATTTTATGCTCTCCTAGAGGCCTCTAGTTTCTCTAAGCATTGGATACCCTTTTGCAAAAAATTCAATATCCAACCAAGGTCCCCGAGTGCCTACTTTGCTCAGCAAATTGATGTTCAAGACATCACATATGGCCAAGAATGGTTGGCTATGAAG GAACTATACAAAGAAATGGAGAATCGCATTGACTCAGTTGTTGAAATGGGCAAGATTCCAGAAGAAAGAAGGGATCGACACAAAGGATTTTTAGAATGGAATTCCAAAGTAACAAAGAAGGATCACCAGTCAATTGTGCag ATTATAATTGATGGAAGAGATAAAAGTGTGATGGATATTGATGGAGGAAGATTGCCAACACTGGTATACATGGCACGAGAAAAAAGACCCCAATGGCCCCATAACTTTAAAGCTGGGGCTATGAATGCACTG ATAAGAGTATCATCTGAGATAAGCAATGCCCCCTTCATCCTCAACTTGGACTGTGACATGTACGCAAATGATGCAGACACAGTACGTGAGGCACTATGCTTTTTCATGGATGACAAGAGAGGCCATGAGATCTCTTTTGTGCAATATCCACAAAATTATGACAACATCATGAAGAATGACATTTATGGGTGTTCTTTTTCGGTTCCCAGTAAT ATTGAGTTTGCTGGTCTAGATGGATATGGTGCAGCCCCCTACTGTGGCACCGGATGTTTCCATCGAAGAGAGAGTCTTTGTGGAAAAGCGCATTCAAAGGATTACAAAGGTGAATGGGACATAAAAGCCAAAAAGAATGCAGATAAAACTATTGATGAATTGGAAGAAGCATCAAAAGTTCTTACTAATTGTATCTATGAGAAGGAAACTCAATGGGGGAacaag AAGGGTCTAATTTATGGGTGCACGTCTGAAGATGTTGTAACTGGTTTGGCTATCCAATGTAGGGGTTGGAAATCAATTCATCATAATCCAAATAGAAAAGCCTTCTTGGGTGTTGCTCCAACTACCTTAGATGCTGCTCTTGTTCAACACAAGAGGTGGTCCGAAGGCATGTTTCAGATATTTTTCTCCAAGTATTGCCCTTTTATATATGGCCTTGGCAAGATAAAATTGGGTGCCCAGATGGCATATTCAATCTACCTTTTGTTTGCTCCAACTTCCATCCCGACACTGTATTATGTGATTGTTCCTCCTCTTTGCTTGCTCCATGGCATTTCCTTATTCCCTCAG GTTAAAAGCCTCTGGTTCTTGCCCATTGCCTATGTTTTTGTAGCCCGAAATGCTTGTGGCATAGCTGAGACCTTGAGCTGTGGAGATACACTCATAGCTTGGTGGAACTCACAACGAATGTGGGTGTTCCGAAGAACCACTTCATACCTTTTTGGGTTCATTGATGTCGTTAGATGGCAATTAGGCCTATCTAAAACAACATTTACCATCACCACTAAGGTGCATACAGAGGATGTGCTGAGGAGGTACGAGCAAGAAGTAATAGAGTTTGGAAGCTCAACTATCGCGTTTACCATTATAGCATCATTGGCACTACTACAACTCTTTAGCTTAATTGGGGGAATCACAAAGATTGCTCTTGAATTGGAGTTCAAGTCGTTAGAACAATTGATCATGCAAGTTATTCTTAACTTGCTACTTGTCATGATCAACATACCAGTGTACCAAGCACTCTTCATCCGCCGCGATAATGGTCGCTTAACTGCCTCAATTTTGTTTAAGTCTTTTGTATTAGCTTCACTGGCTTGTTTGATGCCTATAATTTAA